Part of the Geovibrio ferrireducens genome, GGTACGATTTATTCTGATATGGTGAGCACAAGTCTTTTATTTGCCAGACTGTCATCACTGCCGACGGGGTCATTGCCGTCACGAACCCATACGCTTATATAGTACGAACCGCTGCTGCCTGCGGGCGGTGTTCCGGTTATGCTCACATTATCCCCCGCTGTCCATGAGGATTCACTTTCGTTAAAGCAGTCCGAGGACATTTTTACACTGCTGCCGAAAGCGGAAAATTCAAGAGCACCGGAGGCCTTAAGCGCCAGAGCATCCAGACACCACCTGTATCTGCCGCCGCTCTCCAGCGGAACCCCTCCGTCCGCGAAAAACTTCGCGCTGTAGCTCCGCCCTGTCCGTGCCTGAGGAAGCTCGTTATTCAGTATCCTGAGCCTTGAAGCACTGCATCCGCTGCGCGCCTGAAGCTCACCGAGGGTGACCCACTCACTTATATCGTCATAGCCTTCTGCCCGTGTTCCGTCAGCAGCCCAGTCGTCCGCAGCATCACCCTGAACATATATGCGGATGATCCCCGCCTCATCGGCTCCGGTCTGTATGTTGGCGTTTGCTCCGCCGCTCACCGTGACAAAGGCAATATTTTTTACCTGAGTGTATTCCGTGCAGCCGAAGTTTCGGCACTGGCGGATCTCAAGGCGGGCAGTCTTCTTCCGGCATACGGCATCACCCGATGTCAGTGCTTCATCATATATATAAACAACAGGCCTGCCGCCGAAATCCGATGAATAAGGAACGGCAGGTGCAAACCCCTCCTGCGCGGGAAGCACCCCGTTAAACCCGGAGTATGAAAAAAGTGAGTTTTTGGCCGAAACAAGGCGGGCGGAATCGGTCTCCGCAGTTTTCTTCTTAACGGCAAGGGCGAGGAGACTGCTCCCCGATGCAAGGGCAAAGCCTATTATAACCAATACTATAGCAAGCTCAATAAGAGTGAACCCCTTCGTTCCTGAACGCATTGGCAACTAGACTCCCGTAACGTTAATTGACTGATACTGTTTAATTTTATAATAATTCTTATCTCCTGTCATCCTGTATGAGGCTTTTATGCGTTCCCCTCTCTGCCCTGAAAAGGGCTTTTCGTTGATTGAGCTGGTTTTTGTCCTTGTCATAATCGGTTTTCTCGCCTCGTTCGGCTACGGAATGATGAAAAATGCCAGAAACTATTCTGCTAAAAGGACTACGGATGCGGCTCTCAGAGAGGTCCTTATGAAAGCATCGGCAGTGATCGCATCGTCAGGAAAAATCCCGCCGGCATCTTATTTTAACGGCTTAACGGACGGCTACGGCAGAAGCATTCTGACCGCTGCGGCAGACGAGGCTGATCTGTGTTCAGGCTTCGGCGGAATAAATATTTCCATATGCCTCAATGCGGACTGCTCCGAGAAAGAATCAGGCGGAACGGCTGCGGTTTTTGCCGCCAGTGCCGGAGAGGACGGCAGGTTTACCGCAAATACGGAGAACGGTTCAGTCACAATCTACCCCCGGTCAGTGCAGCATGATGATGTAATCCTTTGGACAGGCTTCGCTGAGGCTATGGCACAGGCCGGATGCGGAAACGGCTCACTTAAAATTGTCACTCCCGCGCTCCCTCCGGTGAACGGAGGTAGCCTTTACACAGCAGAAATACAGTCAGTGCCCCCTGCGGAAAAGTGGTGTGCGGAATCAGACGGTGAAACAGCCGCAATCCTGAATATTTCAGCAGGGTGTGCAGATAATGCAAGTTTCATCAGCGGCACATCCATGCTTATCTCAGCCAGTACCCCTTCATTCACCGATTCTTCCATCCGCAGAATAACAGTTTATGCCGAACGGGGCGGAACAGTGTCAACCGCCTCATATGCTGTGCCTTTTTATCCGGATGATACGGCAGGGGGGACAAAACCCGGCATAAGGCTGGATTCGGATGATATATACCGGAGGGATCAGGCTGGTGCGGAGACGGACGCAATAGAGCTGATAACAGATGAAAAGGGCGGCGTAGACGGCTTCGCCCTGGCAGGAGGCTCCTCATCCGGCTCTGTGTGCCTGTGGATCAATAAGGTATTCGATTATAAAACTACTTTCAGAATGTATTACGAAGCGGAAACACACTATAAAGACAATGATGTACAAAGCCTCGGCTCACCATTCGGCGGTTACGGTCTTGCGGTTTTCCCATCCGAGTATGAGACAAAGCAGTTGAAATGCGGCTTGCCCGGCACTACCGGGCTAGGTTACGGAGGGCTGAGCTTCGGAGGTGCGGGCTTCATTCTGGAAACAGACCTTTACCCTGACAGAAACTTCGACTTCAATCTTTACCCTTCCCCTAACCATCTCGCTTTTGTGCCGTGTATTTACCCCACCGGAGGCTCAAAAGTCTGCCTCGGCGCCCATCTGCACACTGCCCTTCCCTCATGCCCCTCCGGCGGCTGCGCTGAGCCTGCTTCCTCATCCCCGAACTGGTTTGAGGATGAAAAAAAGCACCCGATGCGCCTTGAGCTTCACTCCGGCTACTCCGACGGCACATGCTCGCAAAAATCCTCCGGCGGCGGCTACATACTTGCCAAGGCATGGACAGACTGCTCATCCTGCTCGGATCTCTCCTTCAATTACACAGGGAGCAGCCCCGATGCGGAGTACTGCCTAGAATCGGAAGATAAAATGAACAGCATCCACATAGGCTTCACCTTCGGCAGCACGGCAGGCTCGGAAATCACTTTCGATAAAATTCTCTTCTCTGCGGACTGAAAAAGCATAGTTTACTGCCTCTGTTTTCCGCTTTTTCCGGAAAAATTATTATTAATCCTCTTGCACAGCAAAAATGAGCAGTATATGATGAAATATTGCGCTGTTTTTTTGCGGAGGAACCATATGAAAAAAACGCTGCTCCTTGTTTTCCTGTTTTTTTCCGCCATTCAGATCCATGCCGGCATAACCGTGTCGGAAAAACTTACAGACGGCCAGTCTGTAAGCTATTTCCAGAACGGACTTATCGCATCCTTCTCTGACGGGAAACTGGACACGCTGATTGATATCAGGAAGAAGACGGTCTACACAGTGGACTACGAAAGTGAAATGATAATGCACGGAACCTTTGATGACATGAGGGAAATGCAGAAGCTGGCCGCTGCACAGATACAGGATGTCACCAAGGATGACTATTACAAAAAGCAGAATGAGGAAATCAAAAAGCTTAAGGTTAAAACCGAGCTCAAGGGCAAGGGCTCTTACGCGGGCTACCCCTGCGAGAGAGTGCTTTTATCTCTGCCGAACATGAACATTTCCACAGAGATATGTTACTCAAAACAGCTTCTTGACGAGATAGCCGGAGAGGTTGACATAGCCGCTTTTCTAAGCATTGTCAATAACACACCCCCATTCTACATGAGCCCGGAAGAGGTTGTGGAAAGTGAAATCACCGCTTATGCCTCAAAGGGTTTCAGCCTGTATGAGAAAACCCGCCTGCCTGATTTCAGCGGCGGCACTAAGGAAGATGTGACTGTAGTCACAGCAGTAACAAAGGGCAACATTCCGGCCGACAGATTTCAGCTTCCCAAAGGGCTTACCATGGTGAAGATGAAAGACCTGATGACCCAGATAATCAACCAGCAGTAGCTCAGACAAAAAAACGGGCAATTCCCTCACAGGAAGTGCCCGTTTCATGATTCTATGATGTTCCCCAAAGGAAGCTTCCGGACTAGCCGTTCTGTTTCCTTTTCAGAGTGATGCCATGAGAACCTAATTCATCCAGAAGGAGCTTCTCAACAACAGCAACCTTGTCCTGAAGTTCAGGGCTCAGCTCTAAGTTGCCTTCCAGAGATTTGGGGATTATGCCCAGAAGCTTCACACTTTCGGGCACTTTCCCGCGCACTTCGCTGATAAGCAGAACTTCCTGCAAACCTATCTGGTGAGGAGACATCTTGGCGGGAATCCTGTTCAGCCTGATGTCATCAAGGCCGTAGGTACGTATCTCCCCCGGTTCGCCGTCTGTATCGAGAGTGTCTATAATGATAATATGCTCGGCTTCTTCCAGCTTGTGAGTAGCGAAAATACCCATGGTTCCCCCATCATAGAGTTCCACGTTTTCGGATGCCTCGAAATTTTTCTCCATGTGCTGGATCATGTGCACTCCGAAGCCTTCGTCGCCAAGCAAAATGTTTCCTGCACCGAATACAAGTACGTTCATATGTGCTCCGTATAAATCATTGCGCAGCGAAGCGCAACAGAAAAAAAGGGGGCAGGTCTGCACCTTGCCCCGCTTTGTTTGTATTATCTTACTTTTACGCTTGTAAGCTCTTTTCCTTCGGGGTCGATTGAGTGCACAGCGCACGCAATGCAGGGGTCGAAGGAGTGTATTGTTCTGATAACTTCAAGGGGCTGGTGAGCGTCCGCAACGGGGTTGCCCACAAGGCTCGCCTCATAGGGTCCTGCCTGTCCTTTCTCATCTCTGGGGCCTGCGTTCCATGTAGAAGGAACAACCGCCTGATAGTTAGCGATTTTCTTGTCTTTAATGACTATCCAGTGTGAAAGTGTTCCTCTGGGTGCTTCGTGGAAGCCCACGCCTCTGTACTCGCCCATGGGCATTTCAACATGGTTAGCATATGCAGTTTCGCCTTTTGCAAGGTTGTCTATGAGCATATCAAGGTATTTGAGCGATTTGTCAGCCATTACAACTGAGCGGATTGCTCTTGTGACGTGTCTTCCCATAGTTGACTCAAGGTCGCCTACTGTTATGCCGAGAGTTTTAACTGTTGAGTTGACAAGATCAACAACCTCTTTGTCCTTGTTGTAGTAAGAAGCGAGGATCTGCGCAACGGGACCAACCTGAATGGGTTTGTCAACGAGTCTGGGCGCTTTTGACCATGAGTATTTGCCGTTCTCATCGAAGTCAGTGTACATGGGTTCGGTAACGCCCTCATAGGGGTGTTTGGGAGTTCCGTTCTGATACCATGCGTGAGCGACTGACTCTGTTACGTTGTCAATGAGGTATGCATCTTTATGGTCTTTAAGGACTCTCATTTTGTTAAATTCGCTGTTGAAAACTATACCGCCGTTCATGTCGAACTGAGTCATTTTTTCATCCACGGGGAATTCAGGTACAGCAAGGTAGTTGTTAACGCCTTTGCCGTATTTGAACCAGTCTTTGTACATAGAGCCGATAGCCACAAC contains:
- a CDS encoding type II secretion system protein, which codes for MRSPLCPEKGFSLIELVFVLVIIGFLASFGYGMMKNARNYSAKRTTDAALREVLMKASAVIASSGKIPPASYFNGLTDGYGRSILTAAADEADLCSGFGGINISICLNADCSEKESGGTAAVFAASAGEDGRFTANTENGSVTIYPRSVQHDDVILWTGFAEAMAQAGCGNGSLKIVTPALPPVNGGSLYTAEIQSVPPAEKWCAESDGETAAILNISAGCADNASFISGTSMLISASTPSFTDSSIRRITVYAERGGTVSTASYAVPFYPDDTAGGTKPGIRLDSDDIYRRDQAGAETDAIELITDEKGGVDGFALAGGSSSGSVCLWINKVFDYKTTFRMYYEAETHYKDNDVQSLGSPFGGYGLAVFPSEYETKQLKCGLPGTTGLGYGGLSFGGAGFILETDLYPDRNFDFNLYPSPNHLAFVPCIYPTGGSKVCLGAHLHTALPSCPSGGCAEPASSSPNWFEDEKKHPMRLELHSGYSDGTCSQKSSGGGYILAKAWTDCSSCSDLSFNYTGSSPDAEYCLESEDKMNSIHIGFTFGSTAGSEITFDKILFSAD
- a CDS encoding HyaD/HybD family hydrogenase maturation endopeptidase, with amino-acid sequence MNVLVFGAGNILLGDEGFGVHMIQHMEKNFEASENVELYDGGTMGIFATHKLEEAEHIIIIDTLDTDGEPGEIRTYGLDDIRLNRIPAKMSPHQIGLQEVLLISEVRGKVPESVKLLGIIPKSLEGNLELSPELQDKVAVVEKLLLDELGSHGITLKRKQNG
- a CDS encoding nickel-dependent hydrogenase large subunit; translation: MGKRITIDPITRIEGHLRIDVEVDGGQVTKAWSSAQMWRGIEKILLGRDPRDAWVFTQRFCGVCTTVHAISSIRSLEAAMNVDVPVNGQLIRNMMIAQHSVQDHIVHFYHLSALDWVDIVSALSADPKKTAAIAQSLSDWPGNSVTEFAAVKEKLKSFVATGKLGIFGSGYWGHPAMKLSPEVNLLAVAHYLKALDYQRKAAQAVAILGGKNPHIQNLCLGGVATAVNVDNMATLNMEKFAQLRALMTETRDFVKKVLFPDVVAIGSMYKDWFKYGKGVNNYLAVPEFPVDEKMTQFDMNGGIVFNSEFNKMRVLKDHKDAYLIDNVTESVAHAWYQNGTPKHPYEGVTEPMYTDFDENGKYSWSKAPRLVDKPIQVGPVAQILASYYNKDKEVVDLVNSTVKTLGITVGDLESTMGRHVTRAIRSVVMADKSLKYLDMLIDNLAKGETAYANHVEMPMGEYRGVGFHEAPRGTLSHWIVIKDKKIANYQAVVPSTWNAGPRDEKGQAGPYEASLVGNPVADAHQPLEVIRTIHSFDPCIACAVHSIDPEGKELTSVKVR
- a CDS encoding type II secretion system protein, which encodes MRSGTKGFTLIELAIVLVIIGFALASGSSLLALAVKKKTAETDSARLVSAKNSLFSYSGFNGVLPAQEGFAPAVPYSSDFGGRPVVYIYDEALTSGDAVCRKKTARLEIRQCRNFGCTEYTQVKNIAFVTVSGGANANIQTGADEAGIIRIYVQGDAADDWAADGTRAEGYDDISEWVTLGELQARSGCSASRLRILNNELPQARTGRSYSAKFFADGGVPLESGGRYRWCLDALALKASGALEFSAFGSSVKMSSDCFNESESSWTAGDNVSITGTPPAGSSGSYYISVWVRDGNDPVGSDDSLANKRLVLTISE